One Helianthus annuus cultivar XRQ/B chromosome 12, HanXRQr2.0-SUNRISE, whole genome shotgun sequence genomic region harbors:
- the LOC110894848 gene encoding uncharacterized protein LOC110894848 gives MTLAKSVLGSLPSYFLSLFAAPKGVIEKLEKIRRNFVWGNSNSGHKMRWIRWELLSKAKRKGGMGLGAINNFNLAMLVKWWWKFLSNPNDLWAKVVGAIHSGNPNSSFSLIPVKKTIAGVWKGIGSVASTLQKYGINLKDKFVQSGGRWLWHSTDVEEFSVKLARMDFELAFGSLAEDNFVFKWINWVPPKVNYLVWRALMGKIASRTGLIRRGVSVLDSSCPRCGLSSEDHNHIFFSCLWSRSIWWSILTWMRISFPMWVSSIKELFDFLLNQPGSFLWKKVMLSVASATFWRIWKARNEKAFEDRFIPVLNSVDHIKEDAFLWVTNRSNLNLDWDKWRLFDLVGLM, from the coding sequence ATGACTCTAGCGAAATCGGTCCTTGGAAGCTTGCCCTCTTACTTCCTCTCTTTGTTTGCTGCCCCTAAAGGAGttattgaaaaacttgaaaaAATTAGAAGGAATTTTGTGTGGGGGAACTCGAACTCGGGGCATAAGATGAGATGGATCCGGTGGGAGCTTCTGTCTAAAGCTAAAAGAAAAGGTGGAATGGGTCTTGGAGCGATCAATAATTTTAATTTGGCAATGCTCGTCAAATGGTGGTGGAAATTTCTCTCAAACCCTAACGACTTATGGGCTAAGGTGGTGGGGGCGATTCACTCGGGTAATCCGAACTCCTCTTTTTCTCTTATTCCGGTCAAGAAGACTATAGCTGGGGTATGGAAGGGTATTGGATCAGTTGCCTCTACCCTCCAAAAATATGGGATTAACCTCAAAGATAAATTCGTGCAAAGCGGAGGAAGATGGTTATGGCACTCGACCGATGTCGAAGAATTTTCGGTTAAGCTGGCTAGGATGGATTTCGAATTAGCTTTCGGTTCCTTGGCTGAAGATAATTTTGTTTTCAAATGGATAAACTGGGTTCCACCTAAAGTCAATTATTTGGTTTGGAGGGCGTTGATGGGGAAGATCGCTTCGAGAACCGGTTTAATTCGTAGGGGTGTTTCTGTTTTGGATAGCTCCTGCCCGAGATGTGGCTTGTCCTCCGAAGACCACAACCATATTTTCTTTAGTTGCCTATGGTCCCGGAGTATTTGGTGGAGTATCTTGACATGGATGCGGATTAGCTTCCCGATGTGGGTGTCAAGTATTAAAGAGCTTTTTGATTTCCTTCTCAATCAGCCGGGATCTTTTTTGTGGAAGAAGGTGATGTTGTCGGTGGCCTCGGCCACTTTTTGGAGGATTTGGAAAGCTAGGAATGAAAAGGCTTTTGAAGATCGTTTCATTCCAGTGCTTAATTCGGTGGATCATATAAAGGAAGACGCCTTTTTGTGGGTCACCAATAGATCTAATTTAAATCTGGATTGGGACAAATGGAGGTTGTTTGATCTCGTAGGCCTGATGTAG